A region from the Dehalococcoides mccartyi CG5 genome encodes:
- a CDS encoding type IV pilus twitching motility protein PilT → MRADELLKIAVDKKASDLHLRVPNPPVLRIDGALQPQTDWPVMYNKAIEQILEEITTPEQREVFYAEKELDFAYSVPGVARFRVNVMRQRGSISIAFRQVPFQIRSIDELGVPQICKELILKPRGLILITGPTGSGKSTTMAAMVDHLNRTDARNIITIEDPIEYLYTNNRCIIAQRDLGDDTKSFSTALKHALRHDPDVILVGEMRDLETISTAISAAETGHLVVGTLHTTDAPQTIDRLIDIFPPDQQQQIRMQLSLVIEAVLVQTLLPKLGGKGRVAAFEIMVANTAVRNLIRDKKAHELHNVMQLSVKDGMQTLDQSLANLVRQNMVSMEEALLKSSYPERLQKLLQYQQTKQNPF, encoded by the coding sequence ATGCGCGCAGACGAATTACTAAAAATAGCGGTAGACAAAAAAGCCTCGGACTTGCATCTTCGGGTGCCGAACCCTCCTGTACTCAGAATAGATGGCGCACTTCAACCTCAGACTGACTGGCCGGTTATGTACAACAAGGCCATTGAACAGATACTGGAAGAGATAACCACGCCTGAACAGCGCGAAGTATTTTATGCTGAAAAAGAATTGGATTTCGCCTACAGCGTACCCGGAGTAGCCCGTTTCAGGGTAAATGTAATGAGACAACGCGGCTCAATAAGCATTGCTTTCCGCCAGGTGCCCTTTCAGATACGAAGTATAGATGAACTGGGCGTACCCCAAATCTGCAAAGAGCTTATTCTGAAGCCGCGCGGGCTTATTCTCATAACCGGACCTACCGGCAGCGGTAAATCCACCACCATGGCTGCTATGGTAGATCACCTGAACCGCACAGATGCACGTAATATCATTACCATAGAAGACCCCATTGAATACCTATATACCAATAACCGCTGTATCATTGCCCAGAGAGATTTGGGTGACGATACCAAATCTTTTTCCACTGCTCTGAAACACGCCTTGCGGCATGACCCTGATGTAATACTGGTGGGTGAAATGCGTGACCTGGAGACTATTTCTACGGCTATAAGCGCAGCCGAAACAGGCCATCTGGTAGTGGGCACACTGCATACTACAGACGCCCCCCAGACTATAGACCGTCTGATAGATATATTCCCGCCTGACCAGCAGCAACAAATACGCATGCAGTTATCCTTGGTTATTGAAGCAGTACTGGTACAAACGCTGCTGCCCAAACTTGGAGGCAAAGGGCGGGTAGCAGCGTTTGAAATAATGGTGGCCAATACAGCCGTACGCAACCTGATACGGGATAAAAAAGCTCATGAATTGCATAACGTAATGCAGCTAAGTGTCAAAGACGGGATGCAGACACTAGACCAATCTTTGGCAAATTTGGTACGTCAAAACATGGTTTCGATGGAAGAAGCCTTACTAAAAAGCAGTTACCCTGAACGGTTACAAAAACTGCTCCAGTACCAGCAGACCAAGCAGAATCCATTTTAA